Proteins encoded by one window of Bacillus mycoides:
- a CDS encoding Gp49 family protein has protein sequence MKNTITQEDINSILEKTHWTIEEFHGKRTVVVAKLPNGFILTESSVCVDPANYDVKIGVECCKERIVNKIWELEGYRLQCELTEKGAL, from the coding sequence ATGAAAAACACGATTACTCAGGAAGATATTAATAGTATTTTAGAAAAGACTCATTGGACAATAGAAGAGTTTCATGGGAAGCGCACAGTAGTAGTTGCCAAATTACCAAACGGATTTATTCTTACTGAATCAAGCGTATGTGTAGATCCTGCTAATTATGATGTGAAAATTGGCGTTGAATGTTGCAAAGAAAGAATCGTTAATAAGATTTGGGAATTAGAAGGATACCGTTTGCAATGCGAACTTACAGAGAAAGGGGCTCTTTAA